A DNA window from Aureibaculum sp. 2308TA14-22 contains the following coding sequences:
- a CDS encoding NADP-dependent glyceraldehyde-3-phosphate dehydrogenase has translation MNIPTQYKISAPLHQNTYLIDGELKEWTGKTTEVFSTISSTEDYKPTLLGTIPYMETETAVEALEAACNAYDKGQGVWPTMKVEDRIACMEKFVELMKKERGQVVKYLLWEIGKSTDHAQKEFDRTIDYIYDTIEEYKQMDRNSARFEKNSGINAHIKRGPLGVVFCLGPYNYPLNETFCLLIPALIMGNTTVVKPAKHGVLLLSPLLQLFKECFPKGVVNIIYGRGSVVASPIMETGKVDVLALIGHSTSANALQKLHPKSNRLRLVLGLEAKNPAIILPDVDLELAVDECVAGTLAYNGQRCTALKILYVHEDIAEEFNKRFCEKVDALKFANPWDMDVDLTPLPEPGKVNYIKELIADAKEKGATIINKKGGEEYDNFIFPAVLYPVFKDMRVFAEEQFGPVVPIRTFKDLQEPLDEIADSNYGQQVSLFGKDVNQLSKLIDACVNLVCRVNLNSLCQRGPDVFPFSGRKDSAVSTLSVHDALRSFSVRTFVASKDNDYNNKILQDLLDSKKSNFISTDYIL, from the coding sequence ATGAACATTCCAACACAATATAAAATTTCAGCACCATTACATCAAAACACCTATTTGATTGATGGCGAATTAAAAGAATGGACAGGCAAAACTACTGAAGTGTTTTCCACCATTTCTTCTACGGAAGATTATAAACCTACATTGTTAGGTACAATTCCTTATATGGAAACAGAAACAGCTGTTGAGGCTCTTGAAGCGGCTTGTAATGCTTATGATAAAGGTCAAGGGGTATGGCCCACAATGAAAGTTGAAGATCGTATTGCTTGTATGGAAAAATTCGTTGAATTAATGAAAAAGGAAAGAGGCCAAGTAGTAAAATATTTACTATGGGAGATTGGTAAATCTACTGATCATGCTCAAAAAGAATTTGATAGAACCATAGATTATATATACGATACTATCGAAGAGTACAAACAAATGGATCGAAATAGTGCCCGCTTTGAGAAAAACAGCGGTATCAATGCACATATTAAAAGAGGACCTTTGGGCGTTGTCTTCTGTTTAGGGCCTTATAATTATCCTCTAAACGAAACTTTTTGCTTGCTAATTCCTGCATTGATAATGGGAAATACAACGGTTGTTAAACCGGCAAAGCATGGAGTTTTATTGCTATCTCCATTATTGCAGCTATTTAAAGAATGTTTCCCGAAAGGTGTAGTAAACATTATTTATGGAAGAGGTAGCGTAGTAGCGTCACCAATTATGGAAACAGGTAAAGTTGATGTATTGGCGTTAATAGGGCATAGTACATCGGCCAATGCGTTGCAAAAGTTACACCCAAAATCAAACAGATTGCGATTGGTATTAGGTTTGGAAGCAAAAAATCCGGCGATTATTTTACCAGATGTAGATTTAGAACTAGCGGTTGACGAATGTGTTGCGGGTACATTGGCTTATAACGGACAACGTTGTACCGCGTTGAAGATTTTGTACGTTCATGAAGATATCGCTGAAGAGTTTAACAAACGTTTTTGTGAAAAAGTAGATGCTTTAAAATTTGCCAATCCTTGGGACATGGATGTAGATTTAACACCCTTACCTGAACCTGGAAAGGTCAATTATATAAAAGAATTGATTGCCGATGCCAAAGAAAAAGGGGCCACTATAATTAATAAAAAAGGTGGGGAAGAATATGATAATTTTATATTCCCAGCGGTATTATACCCTGTGTTTAAAGACATGCGAGTGTTTGCAGAGGAACAGTTTGGACCGGTAGTGCCCATTCGCACTTTTAAAGATCTTCAAGAGCCTTTAGATGAAATAGCCGATTCTAATTATGGGCAACAAGTCAGTTTATTTGGTAAAGATGTAAATCAATTATCTAAATTGATTGATGCTTGTGTTAATTTAGTGTGCAGAGTAAATCTAAACAGTTTATGCCAACGTGGCCCAGATGTATTTCCTTTTTCTGGTCGTAAAGATTCTGCGGTTTCAACCTTAAGTGTACACGACGCTTTACGTTCTTTTTCTGTCAGAACTTTTGTAGCTTCAAAGGATAATGATTACAACAACAAAATTTTACAAGATTTGCTGGATTCTAAGAAGTCGAATTTCATAAGTACGGATTATATTTTGTAG
- a CDS encoding ATP-binding protein, with product MKRKFTANSRLINDLFTRYLNTYFAFSELLNNSIQASAENVWIDITYSKPSEVTDKVIKKIVVKDDGVGVHINDVKERLLNIGTANKVDGKGIGRFASLQIGKKVEIETIAYDSDDDTYSKINIPLEYSVFSSAQNIDEIEINTIEEILVGENYDTYYQVTITQLFDYVETGNSIRNKITAKFLKENLPLALFESYPMLIFNKKVNFHLNNNVINPSSFIDGDPTNKIIDYKDRKGVTHQIELNAIKLKSTLDKRKVFVTSTNAGVKTIVTGYEFDADWLNPQIGDWFVYLNIDTLPTNLFRNLDMGDLDPVVSHFRKHVKIIVSDFFRVRNQQYENFQDKLHSDKYYPYKKHNGRQKIISKTIVFDKLAYIVEEKYQVLQNDQKLREVVYPLIDRAIGNTDITEVLKSILKLSDDFIGKFRQIMDRADLEDLLLFNEKVVNKLQSISFLEKLIYTDISKHVKERTELHKILENMLWVFGEEYNDSTNLLSDKSLYKNLFDLRNKVMKTEISKKKNDNVIESVKGKSKSITDLFLYSEKIIDEDKKEVLIVELKAPRVKIGHKEIEQAQKYAYEIENQGSFSDQLHYTIILVSSDLNARGKQQFKGANKAFNHPYLFWKNENENISIWIVKWSDLFYNLKRKLNYMSKGLKIKDNSVLETIKEEFSTLELTKLRSHLKKVSVN from the coding sequence ATGAAAAGGAAATTTACAGCAAATTCACGATTAATAAATGATCTTTTTACTAGATATTTGAATACGTATTTTGCTTTTTCTGAATTGTTAAATAATTCAATTCAAGCTTCTGCTGAAAATGTTTGGATTGATATAACCTATTCTAAACCGAGTGAGGTAACTGATAAAGTTATAAAGAAAATTGTGGTTAAAGATGATGGTGTTGGGGTTCACATAAATGATGTCAAAGAAAGGTTATTGAATATTGGTACGGCAAATAAAGTTGACGGTAAAGGGATTGGAAGGTTTGCTTCGCTTCAAATTGGTAAAAAAGTAGAAATTGAAACCATTGCCTATGACTCTGATGATGATACATACTCAAAAATTAATATACCATTAGAATATTCCGTTTTCAGCTCTGCACAGAATATTGATGAAATTGAAATAAATACAATAGAAGAAATTTTGGTAGGAGAAAATTACGATACATATTATCAGGTAACAATTACTCAACTGTTTGATTACGTTGAAACTGGGAATTCTATTCGAAACAAAATCACAGCAAAATTCTTAAAAGAGAATCTTCCTTTAGCTCTTTTTGAGAGTTATCCAATGCTAATATTTAACAAAAAGGTTAATTTTCATTTGAATAATAATGTAATAAATCCTAGTAGTTTTATTGATGGAGATCCTACCAATAAAATTATTGATTATAAAGATAGAAAAGGGGTAACACATCAAATAGAACTAAACGCTATCAAACTGAAGTCTACATTAGATAAAAGAAAAGTCTTTGTTACTTCAACAAATGCTGGAGTCAAAACCATAGTTACAGGATATGAATTTGATGCTGATTGGCTAAATCCTCAAATCGGAGATTGGTTTGTTTATTTGAATATTGATACTCTGCCAACAAATTTGTTCAGAAACTTAGATATGGGAGATCTAGACCCAGTTGTATCTCATTTCAGAAAACATGTTAAAATAATAGTAAGCGACTTTTTTAGAGTACGAAATCAACAGTACGAGAATTTTCAAGATAAATTACATTCTGATAAATATTACCCATATAAGAAACATAACGGCAGGCAAAAGATTATTTCTAAAACTATAGTATTTGATAAATTAGCTTATATAGTTGAAGAAAAATATCAGGTTCTTCAGAATGATCAAAAATTGCGTGAAGTTGTTTACCCTCTTATTGATAGGGCAATAGGAAATACAGATATTACTGAAGTATTAAAGTCAATACTAAAATTGAGTGATGACTTTATAGGAAAATTCAGACAAATAATGGACCGAGCAGATTTAGAGGATCTATTATTATTTAATGAAAAGGTTGTAAATAAACTACAATCAATTTCTTTTTTGGAAAAATTAATTTATACAGATATATCTAAACACGTTAAAGAGAGGACGGAATTGCACAAAATACTTGAAAATATGTTGTGGGTTTTTGGCGAAGAATATAATGATTCAACAAATTTGTTATCAGATAAATCACTTTATAAGAATTTATTCGACCTAAGAAATAAAGTAATGAAAACTGAAATTTCTAAGAAAAAAAATGACAACGTCATAGAAAGTGTAAAAGGTAAATCTAAATCAATAACGGACTTATTCTTATACAGTGAAAAAATTATTGATGAAGACAAAAAAGAAGTTTTGATAGTTGAATTGAAAGCTCCAAGAGTTAAAATTGGGCATAAAGAAATTGAACAAGCTCAAAAATATGCGTACGAAATTGAGAATCAAGGTAGTTTTTCAGATCAATTACATTATACTATTATCTTGGTAAGTTCAGATTTAAATGCACGAGGTAAACAGCAATTTAAAGGGGCTAATAAAGCGTTTAATCATCCATATTTGTTTTGGAAGAATGAAAATGAAAATATTTCAATTTGGATTGTAAAATGGTCTGATTTATTTTATAATTTGAAACGTAAGCTTAATTATATGTCGAAAGGATTAAAAATAAAGGATAATTCAGTTCTTGAAACTATAAAGGAAGAATTTTCGACACTTGAATTAACGAAGTTAAGATCGCATTTAAAAAAAGTATCGGTGAACTAG
- a CDS encoding pseudouridine synthase — MLHKPHKHFKLYKPFGILSQFNSNCERELRKKRFLSELYNFPEGSMPIGRLDEKSEGLLLVTTDGKLSDVINRSGIEKEYYAQLDGVITKEAIEKLKTGVEIGLNGEKYVTKPCTVTKLNVPNLPEPDTKIRLGRHRPNSWISIILIEGKFRQVRKMTAAVGFPTLRLVRVRIDTITLNLMQPEEVISMPNLQRFISF, encoded by the coding sequence ATGCTCCATAAACCACACAAACATTTCAAACTCTACAAACCATTTGGTATTCTTAGTCAATTCAATTCCAATTGTGAGCGTGAATTGCGAAAAAAACGGTTTTTAAGTGAACTATATAATTTTCCAGAAGGCAGTATGCCGATTGGCCGTTTAGATGAAAAATCTGAAGGCCTATTATTAGTCACCACAGATGGTAAGTTAAGCGATGTCATAAACCGCTCGGGTATAGAAAAAGAATATTACGCCCAATTGGATGGCGTAATTACGAAAGAAGCTATCGAAAAGTTAAAAACTGGAGTTGAAATAGGGCTTAATGGGGAAAAGTATGTTACAAAACCTTGTACAGTTACCAAATTGAATGTTCCTAATTTGCCAGAGCCAGACACTAAAATAAGGCTAGGTAGACATCGTCCCAATTCTTGGATTAGCATTATACTTATCGAAGGAAAGTTTCGTCAAGTTAGAAAAATGACCGCGGCTGTAGGGTTTCCTACGTTACGCTTAGTACGCGTAAGAATTGACACGATAACTTTAAACCTTATGCAACCAGAAGAAGTAATCAGTATGCCCAATTTGCAAAGGTTTATATCCTTTTAA
- a CDS encoding Gfo/Idh/MocA family protein, producing MKNINRRNFLRKTSLASAAITMAPMLAKSSTITSGRPVRQTYMGDFAAPKLEKVRAAFIGVGARGPGHLKFFSELPGTEVVAVCDLYEDKAKKWGDTAKKIGAGERHKNIKLYYGGENKWRTMLDEVKPDVVFVVTNWKNHAPMAIEAMKKGAHAFVEVPLALTLDEMWDIVNTSETTGKHCMMMENVNYAREELMYLNMCRLGVIGEPLHAEASYIHELRGQMNQIERGTGSWRTYHYAKRNGNLYPTHGLGPVAQYMNLARTEDNFGSLVSFSTPARGRKLYAEKEFPADHKWNQLDFKGGDMNTSIIKTHLGRTIMIQWDETSPRPYSRHNLIQGTKGTLAGFPTRVALEGGVEGATKNHHQWAQGEQLASLYEKYDHPLYKRLNEAAKGSGHGGMDGIMMYRIVECLQEGIPLDQNVYEGCFWSAVSPLSELSVAQGGMPQKFPDFTRGNWKATNPLSIIK from the coding sequence ATGAAAAACATTAACAGAAGAAACTTTCTTAGAAAAACTTCATTAGCTAGTGCGGCCATAACAATGGCACCAATGTTGGCAAAATCGTCAACCATTACATCTGGAAGGCCAGTAAGGCAAACGTATATGGGCGACTTTGCTGCACCAAAATTAGAAAAAGTGCGAGCGGCATTTATAGGTGTTGGAGCAAGAGGACCGGGACATTTAAAATTCTTTTCTGAATTACCCGGTACAGAAGTGGTTGCAGTCTGTGATCTTTACGAAGACAAAGCAAAAAAATGGGGAGACACCGCAAAAAAAATTGGAGCTGGAGAGCGACATAAAAATATCAAACTCTATTATGGCGGAGAAAATAAATGGAGAACAATGCTAGATGAGGTTAAACCTGATGTGGTATTTGTAGTAACCAATTGGAAAAATCATGCTCCAATGGCCATTGAAGCTATGAAAAAAGGGGCACATGCATTTGTAGAAGTTCCTCTAGCACTTACATTAGATGAAATGTGGGATATAGTTAACACATCTGAAACTACTGGAAAGCATTGCATGATGATGGAAAATGTCAACTATGCAAGGGAAGAATTGATGTATCTAAATATGTGTAGACTAGGTGTGATTGGAGAGCCTTTACATGCTGAAGCTTCCTATATACATGAGCTAAGGGGTCAAATGAATCAGATAGAACGCGGAACGGGTTCATGGAGAACGTATCATTATGCTAAAAGAAATGGCAACCTGTACCCAACGCATGGTCTGGGACCAGTAGCTCAATATATGAATTTAGCACGTACTGAAGATAATTTTGGAAGCTTAGTTTCTTTTTCTACACCTGCTCGTGGAAGAAAATTATATGCTGAAAAAGAATTCCCTGCAGATCATAAATGGAATCAATTGGATTTTAAAGGAGGAGATATGAATACTTCTATCATAAAAACACATTTAGGAAGAACAATTATGATACAGTGGGATGAAACCAGTCCGAGACCTTACTCACGTCATAATTTGATACAAGGTACTAAAGGTACACTTGCAGGCTTTCCTACACGTGTTGCCTTAGAAGGTGGTGTTGAAGGGGCTACTAAAAATCATCACCAATGGGCACAAGGAGAACAGCTGGCATCACTGTATGAAAAATATGACCATCCTCTTTATAAAAGGTTAAATGAAGCGGCAAAAGGAAGTGGACATGGAGGTATGGATGGTATTATGATGTACCGTATTGTTGAATGTCTTCAAGAGGGAATTCCTTTAGATCAAAATGTATATGAAGGATGTTTTTGGAGTGCTGTTTCTCCATTAAGCGAACTTTCAGTAGCTCAAGGAGGAATGCCGCAAAAGTTTCCCGATTTTACAAGAGGTAATTGGAAGGCTACCAATCCACTTTCAATAATAAAGTAA
- a CDS encoding DinB family protein, which translates to MKTKIKYLSISILAMLLCTISVQGQTIKAPKEYSTQIGNMVSMLEDLKSRVTRSVANLSQEETDFLLDDDANRIGALIYHLAATEKYYQLYTFENRGFNKEEEKWDTALSLGGNAREVFKDKPISYYLKIWDEVRNETLRLLKTKDDKWFEANVKRSNMNNHWAWYHVMEHQANHMGQIRLITKRM; encoded by the coding sequence ATGAAAACTAAAATTAAATATTTGTCAATTTCAATACTTGCTATGTTACTGTGTACTATTTCGGTACAAGGGCAAACCATTAAAGCCCCAAAAGAATATTCAACGCAAATAGGGAATATGGTTTCTATGCTAGAAGATTTAAAAAGTAGAGTAACCCGAAGTGTTGCCAATCTGAGTCAAGAAGAAACAGATTTTTTATTAGATGATGATGCGAACAGAATAGGTGCTTTAATTTATCATTTGGCAGCCACAGAAAAGTACTATCAACTCTACACTTTTGAAAATAGAGGTTTTAATAAAGAGGAAGAAAAATGGGATACTGCTCTAAGTTTGGGAGGCAATGCAAGAGAAGTATTTAAAGATAAACCTATAAGTTATTACCTCAAAATTTGGGATGAAGTGCGTAACGAAACATTACGTCTCTTAAAAACTAAAGATGACAAATGGTTTGAAGCCAATGTAAAAAGAAGTAATATGAATAACCATTGGGCATGGTATCATGTAATGGAGCATCAGGCAAATCATATGGGTCAAATAAGGTTGATTACTAAAAGAATGTAA
- a CDS encoding ClbS/DfsB family four-helix bundle protein, with translation MPRPKTKAELLDLSQKNFRKLNDFVDSFSDQEQHTDFPKGTLNRNIRDVLAHLHHWHLMFLDWYKVGMSGENPDMPAKGYTWKTLPDLNRVIFEKYQDTNLETSRQLFNDSFNKIQKLIEKHTNEELFEKKRYKWTGTTSLGAYLISATSSHYDWAYKLIKKVKK, from the coding sequence ATGCCTAGACCAAAAACGAAAGCCGAACTGCTAGATTTGAGTCAAAAGAATTTTAGAAAACTAAATGACTTTGTTGACTCTTTTTCTGACCAAGAACAACACACTGATTTTCCAAAAGGTACCTTGAACCGCAACATCAGAGATGTCCTTGCACACTTACACCATTGGCATTTAATGTTCTTAGATTGGTATAAAGTGGGCATGAGTGGAGAAAATCCTGATATGCCTGCCAAAGGTTATACCTGGAAAACATTACCAGATTTAAATAGGGTTATTTTTGAAAAGTATCAGGATACTAATTTGGAAACTTCCAGACAACTATTCAATGATTCATTTAATAAAATTCAAAAGCTAATAGAAAAACATACTAACGAAGAGCTTTTTGAAAAGAAGAGATATAAATGGACGGGTACAACTTCATTAGGTGCTTATCTTATTTCAGCTACAAGCAGTCATTATGATTGGGCTTACAAATTGATTAAAAAAGTAAAAAAATAG
- a CDS encoding DUF1697 domain-containing protein, producing the protein MITYIAILRGINVGGHRKILMADLKLLLKKIGLKDCTTYIQSGNVVFSSNMSSNEIEKAIKEAIFKKYGFDVPVLIRTTDEIETVFSSNPFLPKETDINKLYVAFLAEKPLKEYLEKLKAIHFEDANYQIIGNHVYICYDTKVSNSKLTNNLIESKLKVTTTIRNWKTVTKLLEMSTKL; encoded by the coding sequence ATGATAACATATATAGCAATTTTAAGAGGTATAAATGTTGGTGGGCATCGCAAAATTTTAATGGCAGATTTAAAATTGCTTTTAAAAAAGATAGGTCTAAAAGATTGTACGACATACATACAAAGTGGAAATGTGGTTTTTTCTTCAAATATGTCTTCAAATGAAATAGAAAAAGCAATCAAAGAAGCCATTTTTAAAAAATATGGTTTTGATGTACCCGTTCTGATCAGGACGACTGATGAAATAGAAACTGTTTTTAGTAGTAATCCTTTTTTGCCTAAAGAAACGGATATAAATAAATTGTACGTAGCTTTTTTGGCAGAGAAACCACTTAAAGAATATTTAGAAAAACTAAAGGCAATACATTTTGAAGATGCAAATTACCAGATAATTGGTAATCATGTTTACATTTGTTACGATACTAAAGTTAGCAATTCCAAGCTCACAAATAATTTAATAGAAAGTAAATTAAAAGTAACAACTACCATTAGGAATTGGAAAACGGTTACAAAACTTTTGGAAATGAGTACCAAATTATAA
- a CDS encoding efflux RND transporter periplasmic adaptor subunit: protein MKKSITIFILLFIVITFTAAMYYLYTKNAEDPVVYETEKPSTQTIVKKTVATGSILPIEEVLIKPNISGVIQEIYVKGGDNVKQGDLIAKIKVIPNASSVNNARNAIQSNKIVLDDQKRNYDRQKGLFDKGVISRQELEQAEVSYNQAKQSYNAANQNYEIVRTGSTRGLGNSANTLIRSTVSGMVLEVPVEVGNQVIESNNFNEGTTIASLADVNKLIFEGKIDESDVGKVKEGLPLEITVGAVENQVFDATLDYIAPKGNLENGAIQFEIEGILKKQDSTFIRVGLSANASIILARADSVLAIKEALVQFDKDTKAPFVEIKNGNEFERKDITLGVSDGIQVEVKEGISKGDEIKVWNQLKEEDTN, encoded by the coding sequence ATGAAAAAATCAATAACCATTTTTATATTACTTTTTATAGTTATAACATTTACAGCAGCAATGTACTATTTGTACACAAAAAATGCTGAAGACCCTGTTGTATATGAAACAGAAAAACCTTCTACACAAACCATTGTAAAAAAAACAGTGGCAACAGGTAGTATACTTCCGATAGAAGAAGTATTGATTAAACCCAATATTTCAGGAGTTATTCAGGAAATTTATGTTAAAGGTGGGGACAATGTTAAGCAAGGTGATTTGATTGCAAAAATTAAAGTTATCCCTAATGCATCATCAGTGAACAATGCTAGAAATGCAATTCAGTCTAACAAAATTGTTTTAGATGATCAAAAAAGAAATTACGATCGTCAAAAAGGGTTGTTCGATAAAGGCGTTATTTCCAGACAAGAATTAGAACAAGCAGAAGTATCTTATAATCAAGCAAAACAATCGTATAATGCAGCAAATCAAAATTACGAAATTGTAAGAACTGGTTCTACGCGTGGTTTAGGCAACTCAGCAAACACATTAATTAGATCTACCGTTTCAGGCATGGTGTTAGAAGTACCTGTAGAAGTTGGCAACCAAGTTATTGAGAGTAACAATTTTAATGAGGGTACTACCATAGCTTCATTAGCTGATGTAAACAAATTGATTTTTGAAGGCAAAATTGATGAGTCAGATGTTGGTAAAGTAAAAGAAGGCTTGCCGCTAGAGATTACTGTTGGAGCCGTTGAAAATCAAGTCTTTGACGCCACACTAGATTATATTGCACCTAAGGGAAATTTGGAAAATGGAGCTATTCAATTTGAAATAGAAGGTATTCTAAAAAAACAGGACAGTACTTTTATTAGAGTGGGCTTAAGTGCTAATGCTTCCATTATTTTGGCTAGAGCCGATAGTGTATTGGCAATAAAAGAAGCATTAGTACAATTTGACAAAGACACAAAAGCTCCTTTTGTTGAGATTAAAAATGGCAATGAATTTGAACGAAAAGATATTACACTTGGAGTTAGTGACGGCATTCAAGTGGAAGTTAAAGAAGGAATTTCTAAAGGTGATGAAATTAAAGTTTGGAATCAGTTGAAAGAGGAAGATACTAATTAG
- a CDS encoding ABC transporter permease, producing MFSRDRWSEILEVLSSNWFRTVLTAFGVFWGIFILIILLAAGKGFENGVNLEFGDTATNTMFMWTRTATKAYQGMPKDRRFNYKLSDVKDIKNNVSNLLYVSPRNQLGGFNGANNVVRGLNTGAFDVYGDYPEIIKQEPMDIIEGRFINHNDINNTRKVAIIGRGVKSSLYEKDEDVLGTYIKIQGVNFMVIGVYKKKSSGGDGEEAQKQIFIPFTAFSQAFNMGNRVGWMAITAVDGKPITDIKENIFTIVRKNHKIHPEDERAIGHFDLHEEYSRVQRLFTAIRVIAYFVGIMVLLSGVIGVSNIMLIVVKERTKEIGIRRSLGASPWNIRGQILTESVFLTIISGMAGIVFASLLIYLINFAIDSSGPVDMFANPSVNLGVVTSALTILIISGLLAGFIPAQNAIKVRPIEALRTE from the coding sequence ATGTTTAGTAGAGACCGTTGGAGCGAAATATTAGAAGTACTATCTAGCAATTGGTTCAGAACCGTTTTGACGGCTTTTGGGGTATTTTGGGGTATTTTCATACTTATAATTTTGCTTGCCGCGGGCAAAGGATTTGAAAATGGAGTAAACCTTGAATTTGGAGATACCGCTACCAACACTATGTTTATGTGGACAAGAACAGCGACAAAAGCTTACCAAGGCATGCCAAAAGACAGGCGATTTAACTACAAACTTTCTGATGTTAAAGACATTAAAAATAATGTTTCAAATTTATTATATGTTTCTCCACGTAATCAATTGGGTGGATTCAATGGAGCTAATAATGTAGTAAGAGGTCTTAATACCGGAGCTTTTGACGTATATGGAGATTATCCTGAAATCATAAAGCAAGAACCAATGGACATTATAGAAGGACGATTTATTAATCATAATGATATCAACAACACTCGTAAAGTAGCTATTATTGGTAGGGGTGTAAAAAGCAGTTTGTATGAAAAAGATGAAGATGTATTGGGTACATATATAAAAATTCAAGGTGTAAATTTTATGGTTATTGGTGTTTATAAGAAGAAATCATCAGGTGGTGACGGTGAGGAAGCTCAAAAACAAATATTCATTCCTTTTACCGCTTTTTCTCAAGCATTTAACATGGGGAACCGTGTGGGCTGGATGGCAATTACTGCCGTTGATGGCAAACCCATAACTGATATAAAAGAAAATATATTTACTATTGTCAGAAAGAATCATAAAATCCATCCAGAAGATGAAAGGGCGATAGGTCATTTTGATTTGCACGAAGAATATAGCAGAGTACAACGTCTGTTTACTGCAATAAGGGTTATAGCCTATTTTGTAGGTATCATGGTTTTGTTATCCGGGGTAATTGGTGTTAGTAATATTATGCTAATTGTTGTAAAAGAACGTACCAAAGAAATAGGAATCAGAAGATCATTAGGGGCTTCTCCTTGGAATATCAGAGGACAAATACTTACCGAGTCAGTATTTTTAACAATCATCTCAGGTATGGCGGGTATTGTTTTTGCATCATTACTTATATACCTCATTAATTTTGCCATAGACAGTAGTGGCCCGGTAGATATGTTTGCTAACCCAAGTGTAAATTTAGGAGTAGTAACCTCCGCTTTGACCATATTAATTATTTCAGGGTTATTGGCAGGATTTATCCCAGCACAAAATGCCATAAAAGTTAGACCAATAGAAGCTTTAAGAACAGAATAA